Proteins encoded within one genomic window of Granulicella pectinivorans:
- a CDS encoding efflux RND transporter permease subunit — translation MSPSRIFILKPIATILLMAAILILGLIAYTELPISALPEADYPTIQVLTFYPGASPQVMSSAVTAPLERQFGQVAGLTQMTSTSSDGSSVIVLQFSLNLNIDVAEQEVQAAINAANGYLPTDLPVPPVYSKSNPADAPILTLALTSDSIPLSQVEDLVDSRLAPKISQLNGVGLVTISGGQKPAVRIQANPVALSSYGIDMEDLRTALTNTTVNSAKGSFDGPAQNFQINANDQLLSSAGYRDVLVAYKNGNPVMLSDVARITDGIENNKLAAWKNRTPAVIVNIQRQPGANTIEVVDSIEKLLPKLKSGLPASVKLEVLTDRSNTIRASVKDVEFELALTIGLVILVIFVFLRSFTATIIPTVAVPLSLIGSFSVMHLLGYSLNNLTLMAFTISTGFVVDDAIVMIENISRYLEEGMNPLEAALKGAEQIGFTIISLTVSLIAVLIPLLFMGDIVGRLFREFAVTLSITILISAVVSLTLTPMMSSRLLRHTPDSEQNRFYRWTEDLFKRIIAAYGRSLKWVLQYETATLLVAASLLLLTVFQYIEIPKGFFPTQDTGIIQGITQAPESISFPAMSHKQQQLSDVILKDPAVASLSSFIGADGTNSTLNSGRIQINLKPLAERHITASEVIARLQKHVDQVPGIHLYLQPVQDLTVDDRVSRTQYQYTLEDPDSSELNVWTAKMVAEISRLPQVRDVVTDQQNNGVSMNLVIDRATASRLNITPDQIDSTLYDAFGQRQISTLYTQSNQYHVILEALPTFQTSPNSLSGIYFQGSNTSSSGSSSQSTSGRTSAASSGTVSTLSASTSTGLSASTPNSVLASSTQSSSSTQSGSSGSSSSSTASPTQATPVPLSAISSFTTGASPLTISHQGQFPVVTISFNVAPGYSLSQAVAAVSKTKEGLSMPTSIDGSFQGTAAAYTTIGRNEVFLILAALMAVYIVLGILYESFIHPITILSTLPSAGVGALLALRLFHQDLDVIAIIGIILLIGIVKKNGIMIVDFALDAERNHGMNAEEAIFQASLLRFRPIMMTTLCALFAGLPLAFGTGIGSELRRPLGIAMVGGLLVSQVLTLYTTPVIYVFFDRLAQRFARQPRVMLSKPATAEQL, via the coding sequence TTGAGCCCATCCCGTATCTTCATACTCAAGCCGATCGCCACCATACTCCTCATGGCGGCAATTCTGATCCTCGGCCTTATTGCGTACACCGAGCTTCCCATCTCTGCGCTTCCGGAAGCGGACTACCCAACCATTCAGGTGCTGACGTTCTATCCCGGTGCCAGCCCACAGGTGATGAGTTCAGCAGTGACCGCGCCGCTGGAACGTCAGTTCGGGCAGGTTGCGGGCCTGACGCAGATGACTTCGACGAGCTCGGATGGCAGCTCGGTCATTGTTCTACAGTTCTCGCTGAACCTCAATATCGACGTGGCCGAACAAGAGGTACAGGCTGCGATTAACGCGGCGAATGGATACCTGCCGACCGACCTGCCCGTGCCCCCGGTGTATAGCAAGTCCAATCCGGCGGATGCTCCTATCTTGACGCTGGCACTGACCTCCGACAGCATTCCTCTCTCGCAGGTGGAAGATCTGGTTGACTCGCGACTCGCGCCGAAGATCTCGCAGTTGAACGGTGTGGGTCTCGTAACCATCAGCGGAGGGCAGAAACCAGCAGTTCGCATTCAAGCGAACCCTGTTGCTCTTTCGTCCTATGGAATCGATATGGAGGACCTGCGTACTGCGCTGACAAACACGACGGTCAACTCGGCCAAGGGTAGCTTTGACGGGCCTGCCCAGAACTTCCAGATCAATGCCAACGACCAACTCCTTTCGAGTGCCGGGTATCGAGATGTATTGGTCGCTTACAAGAATGGCAATCCTGTGATGCTGAGCGATGTCGCCAGGATCACGGATGGCATCGAGAACAATAAGCTCGCTGCCTGGAAGAACCGAACGCCAGCAGTCATCGTAAATATCCAGCGCCAGCCAGGGGCCAATACGATTGAGGTCGTCGACTCAATCGAGAAACTTCTTCCCAAGCTGAAGAGCGGCTTGCCTGCTTCGGTGAAGCTCGAAGTCCTGACTGATCGCAGTAACACGATCCGCGCATCCGTGAAGGACGTTGAGTTCGAGTTGGCTCTCACCATTGGCCTCGTCATCCTCGTGATCTTCGTCTTTCTGAGAAGCTTCACCGCGACTATCATTCCCACGGTAGCGGTGCCACTATCGCTCATCGGTAGCTTCAGCGTCATGCACTTGCTGGGATACAGCCTCAACAATCTAACCCTCATGGCATTCACGATCTCGACTGGCTTTGTCGTCGATGATGCAATCGTGATGATTGAGAACATCTCACGCTATTTAGAAGAAGGGATGAATCCGCTGGAAGCCGCCCTCAAGGGGGCCGAACAGATCGGATTCACGATCATCTCGCTCACCGTATCTTTGATTGCGGTGCTCATTCCGCTTCTGTTTATGGGCGACATCGTGGGCCGTCTGTTCCGCGAGTTCGCGGTCACCCTCAGCATCACCATCCTGATCTCCGCAGTCGTATCGCTCACGCTTACCCCGATGATGAGTTCACGGCTGCTGCGCCATACTCCCGACTCCGAGCAAAACCGCTTCTATCGCTGGACAGAGGATCTCTTCAAGCGCATTATTGCCGCCTATGGAAGAAGCCTCAAGTGGGTTCTCCAATACGAGACCGCCACGTTGCTTGTTGCCGCCTCTCTTTTGCTGCTCACGGTCTTTCAATACATTGAAATCCCTAAGGGCTTCTTCCCAACGCAGGATACGGGGATTATCCAGGGCATTACGCAGGCTCCTGAATCGATCTCCTTTCCAGCGATGTCGCACAAGCAGCAGCAGCTCAGCGATGTCATTCTCAAGGACCCCGCCGTCGCCAGTCTGTCCTCGTTCATAGGTGCCGATGGCACGAATAGCACTCTGAACAGTGGGCGCATTCAGATCAATCTCAAGCCCCTTGCGGAACGCCACATCACGGCTTCGGAAGTGATCGCACGCCTTCAGAAGCATGTCGATCAAGTTCCCGGCATACACCTCTATCTCCAGCCGGTGCAGGACCTGACGGTGGATGATCGCGTCAGCCGCACCCAGTATCAGTACACCCTCGAAGACCCCGACAGCTCAGAGCTGAACGTGTGGACGGCGAAGATGGTAGCTGAAATTAGCAGGCTACCTCAGGTCAGGGATGTTGTCACCGACCAACAGAACAACGGCGTCAGCATGAATCTTGTCATAGACAGGGCTACAGCTTCGCGCCTGAATATCACGCCGGATCAGATCGACTCGACACTCTATGATGCGTTTGGGCAGCGGCAGATCAGCACTCTTTACACACAGTCAAATCAGTACCACGTCATCCTTGAGGCGTTACCCACCTTCCAGACAAGTCCAAACAGCCTTAGCGGCATCTATTTTCAGGGAAGCAACACTTCGAGCTCCGGCTCGTCATCGCAGAGTACCTCGGGTCGCACATCGGCCGCATCCAGCGGAACAGTCAGTACACTCAGCGCGTCTACTAGCACTGGTCTGTCTGCTTCCACTCCCAACTCGGTGCTGGCATCTTCTACCCAGAGTTCCTCCAGTACGCAAAGCGGAAGCAGCGGGTCTTCCAGTTCCTCCACTGCGTCGCCCACGCAAGCCACCCCGGTTCCACTCTCCGCCATCAGCAGCTTCACTACGGGCGCATCGCCACTGACGATCAGCCACCAAGGTCAGTTCCCCGTGGTCACGATCTCGTTCAACGTCGCACCCGGATACTCGTTGAGCCAAGCCGTTGCTGCGGTTAGCAAAACCAAAGAGGGGCTCAGTATGCCCACCAGTATCGACGGCAGCTTTCAAGGTACAGCCGCCGCGTACACAACCATTGGGCGCAACGAGGTCTTTCTCATCCTTGCCGCTCTCATGGCGGTATACATCGTGCTCGGCATCTTGTATGAGAGCTTCATCCACCCCATCACCATTCTCTCCACGTTGCCTTCGGCGGGCGTGGGCGCGCTGCTCGCATTGCGACTCTTTCATCAGGACCTCGATGTCATCGCTATCATCGGCATCATCCTTCTGATTGGCATCGTCAAGAAGAACGGCATCATGATCGTGGATTTCGCACTCGACGCAGAACGCAATCACGGCATGAACGCTGAAGAGGCAATCTTCCAGGCGTCGCTGTTGCGCTTTCGGCCCATCATGATGACGACGCTGTGCGCGCTCTTCGCCGGCCTTCCGCTGGCCTTCGGAACAGGAATCGGTTCTGAGCTTCGTCGGCCTCTTGGTATCGCGATGGTGGGTGGCCTCCTCGTGAGTCAGGTTCTAACGCTCTACACGACACCCGTCATCTATGTATTCTTCGACCGGCTCGCCCAGCGTTTCGCCCGCCAACCCAGAGTCATGCTGAGCAAGCCAGCCACGGCGGAGCAGCTATGA